The following coding sequences are from one Schizosaccharomyces osmophilus chromosome 1, complete sequence window:
- the pre1 gene encoding 20S proteasome complex subunit beta 4 Pre1, translated as MEALLAIQGKDFILTASSGSAVRGITVLKSGDDKSEQLNSHNLMLYCGEAGDTSNFAEYISANINLYTLRNNLILSPEATASFTRKQLATSLRSRKPYMVNLLLAGYDTEKEVPQLYWIDYLATCVRVPYACQGYSSFYCLSLFDRYYKPDLSLDDAIHIMKLCFDELQKRMPIDYKGFICKVVGKDGIREISL; from the coding sequence ATGGAAGCATTGTTAGCAATCCAAGGAAAGGATTTTATACTTACTGCATCTTCCGGATCGGCAGTACGAGGAATTACTGTTCTTAAGTCCGGAGATGATAAGAGCGAACAGTTGAATAGCCATAACTTGATGTTATACTGTGGTGAAGCCGGAGACACTTCGAACTTTGCAGAGTACATTTCAGCAAATATTAATCTGTATACTTTACgaaataatttaattttgagTCCTGAAGCCACAGCATCTTTCACTAGAAAACAACTCGCTACTTCTCTTCGTTCACGCAAGCCATACATGGTAAATCTTTTATTAGCTGGATACGACactgaaaaagaagtcCCCCAGCTTTATTGGATTGATTACTTGGCGACTTGCGTTCGTGTTCCTTATGCATGCCAGGGATACAGTTCTTTCTATTGTTTGTCTTTGTTTGACCGTTACTACAAGCCAGATCTTTCGCTTGATGATGCCATTCACATTATGAAGTTATGTTTTGATGAACTGCAAAAACGTATGCCTATTGACTATAAGGGATTTATCTGTAAAGTTGTTGGCAAGGATGGTATTCGCGAAATTTCcctttaa
- the mrp11 gene encoding mitochondrial ribosomal protein subunit L10 encodes MKCSMVARAALNSFRSPELRKSVLHSQYVALLQQSPNFLLLQHNNLLPSESRNLRNELKKHAPDANLKVISNSIFRHALHVYESMPKGTNGSVDLAAANTVASHKNAKRVKLDIDDLFAGPLAVFALGPSVAPENIRGCLSALKRYQNKMVLLGGRLESEGFDYFQVDSISKIPSHKGLQTSLLSLLSHPAQQLKQLLDMARGDVAHTLERREN; translated from the exons ATGAAGTGTTCTATGGTAGCAC GTGCTGCACTGAACTCTTTTAGATCTCCAGAATTGCGTAAATCAGTTTTACATTCCCAGTACGTGGCATTGCTACAGCAATCTCCGAACTTTTTGCTCTTACAACACAAcaatcttcttccttctgAGTCTCGGAATCTTCGTAATGAATTAAAGAAGCATGCACCTGATGCCAACTTGAAAGTTATATCCAACTCTATTTTCCGACATGCCTTGCATGTATACGAAAGCATGCCAAAAGGCACTAACGGCAGTGTTGATCTTGCTGCGGCGAATACTGTAGCATCTCATAAGAATGCAAAACGAGTTAAGCTTGACATTGACGACTTGTTTGCAGGACCGCTCGCAGTTTTTGCTCTGGGACCAAGTGTAGCTCCCGAAAACATTCGCGGGTGCCTTTCCGCATTGAAAAGgtatcaaaataaaatggttTTACTTGGTGGTCGACTGGAATCTGAAGGATTTGATTACTTCCAAGTCGACTCCATATCCAAAATCCCCTCTCATAAAGGTTTACAAACAAGTCTCCTTTCCTTACTTTCACATCCTGCTCAGCAACTCAAGCAGCTCTTGGACATGGCCAGAGGAGATGTTGCCCACACTCTTGAACGAAGAGAGAATTAG
- the trm112 gene encoding eRF1 methyltransferase complex and tRNA (m2G10) methyltransferase complex regulatory subunit Trm112, whose translation MKLLTVNFLTCSNKGCSSTAEAFPLKIEDAKLAIQQMELKPEFLRNIVSRIDWDALLISTRQLGNNSLPEEKPELTEESDEVLLKSLHNVLLETEITEAKMTCGNCGHTYPVFEGIPNMLLSETEI comes from the exons ATGAAATTGTTGACTG TAAATTTCCTTACCTGCTCAAACAAGGGTTGCAGTAGTACTGCTGAAGCATTTCCTTTAAAGATTGAAGATGCCAAGTTGGCTATCCAACAAATGGAGCTTAAACCTGAATTTTTGCGCAATATTGTTTCTAGAATCGATTGGGATGCTCTGTTGATTAGTACAAGACAG TTGGGAAATAATAGTCTTCCTGAAGAGAAGCCAGAATTGACGGAAGAATCAGACGAagttcttttaaaatcaCTTCATAATGTTTTATTAGAG ACTGAAATTACAGAGGCTAAAATGACCTGTGGAAATTGTGGTCATACATATCctgtttttgaaggaatacCAAACATGCTTCTTTCCGAAACAGAAATTTAA
- the tif313 gene encoding translation initiation factor eIF3m, which translates to MEASDFVLVVDSSVEEQVEELAVFLDQVEANQEKNVFAKCKEFLASENVTEAVSFLLSRLSLLSQISEKEFEPMMNVFISLLQESTAYEEQVVKFCQVLESIVEQTTSSAPLALSVLSTLFNASVKDRQHARLHILNSVVTITTRYNLYQSLSPYFVYFPEWLHQASVPVSDQRAFNIFVSKAIQSYDEEQSFAFLLEAVKMAPSNTDEAVRELVHRAVNSPKYFFYDDIVTLPAIQQLEQATLQLLGILSGGMVEDFLSWVDTNRSFCQQEKFDQEAIARKMKLLTIASLATQAPNNVLSYKDIAKVLQTDESEVELWIIDVIRAGLVEGRMSQLNQTFIIHRSSYRVFGKHEWISLHEKLAKWSSSLQYMLQVMDQPLSNYTLATSKKGGREHAGVSASE; encoded by the exons ATGGAAGCCTctgattttgttttggttgTAGACTCATCTGTAGAAGAACAG GTGGAAGAATTGGCTGTTTTCTTAGACCAAGTAGAAGCcaatcaagaaaaaaatgtcTTTGCCAAATGCAAGGAATTTTTAGCTTCCGAAAATGTCACTGAAGCTGTgagctttcttttaagcCGGTTATCTTTGCTCTCTCAAATTTCTGAAAAGG AATTCGAGCCTATGATGAATGTTTTCATCAGTCTTTTACAAGAGTCTACTGCATATGAAGAACAGGTCGTCAAGTTCTGCCAAGTCTTGGAGTCTATTGTTGAACAAACAACCTCCTCTGCTCCTCTTGCCCTTAGCGTCCTTAGCACTTTGTTTAATGCCTCTGTCAAAGATCGTCAACATGCCCGTTTACACATCTTAAATAGTGTTGTAACTATCACTACAAGATACAACCTTTACCAATCACTTTCCCCctactttgtttatttccCTGAATGGCTCCACCAAGCCAGCGTGCCTGTCTCCGATCAGCGCGCCTTCAAcatctttgtttcaaaagccATTCAATCTTATGATGAAGAGCAatcctttgctttccttttagAGGCTGTCAAAATGGCTCCTTCTAACACCGACGAAGCAGTTCGTGAATTGGTACACCGTGCTGTTAACAGCCccaaatatttcttttacgaCGATATTGTCACCCTACCTGCTATCCAACAACTTGAACAAGCTACTTTGCAATTGCTCGGCATTTTGTCTGGTGGTATGGTTGAAGACTTTCTCTCTTGGGTTGATACCAACCGTTCTTTCTGCcaacaagaaaagtttgACCAAGAGGCCATTGCTCGTAAAATGAAGCTTTTGACTATTGCTTCCCTTGCTACCCAAGCTCCTAACAATGTCTTATCTTACAAGGATATTGCTAAGGTACTCCAAACCGATGAAAGTGAAGTTGAACTCTGGATTATCGATGTCATTCGCGCTGGTCTCGTCGAAGGCCGCATGTCACAACTTAATCAGACTTTCATAATACACAGAAGCTCTTATCGTGTTTTCGGAAAGCATGAGTGGATTTCTCTACACGAAAAACTTGCCAAATGGAGTTCTAGCTTGCAATACATGTTGCAAGTCATGGACCAGCCTCTTTCAAACTATACCTTGGCTACTAGCAAAAAGGGTGGTAGAGAACATGCTGGTGTTTCTGCATCTGAGTag
- the rsm19 gene encoding mitochondrial ribosomal protein subunit S19, with product MLASRILRARSIWKGPNVVDFGVNIGESVKSQTPVKTMVRSATILPRMVGAQFLVHNGKNYASVKVTEDMIGHKLGEFSPTRKTFHYRQTKNR from the exons ATGCTTGCAAGCAGAATCCTCAGAGCACGGTCCATTTGGAAGG GGCCAAATGTCGTCGATTTCGGCGTGAATATAGGAGAATCTGTAAAATCCCAGACTCCCGTTAAGACCATGGTGCGTTCTGCAACGATTTTGCCAAGAATGGTTGG aGCTCAATTTCTCGTGCACAACGGCAAGAACTATGCCTCTGTCAAAGTAACCGAAGACATGATTGGGCATAAACTGGGAGAGTTTTCGCCTACAAGAAAGACTTTTCATTACCGTCAAACCAAAAATCGGTAA
- the loc1 gene encoding ribosome biogenesis protein Loc1: protein MVAAAAKNKKKQPSIPLQDLDIPQLNTSSNPQTKVQKKGKKKGKKFAESSDDLHHILNKVAYELDDRIKSKLQVAHEREAAMGSSIASTESAPLKKETKKKDTKKDKKNAK from the exons ATGGTCGCCGCTGCAGctaaaaacaagaaaaaacag CCTTCCATCCCTCTCCAAGACCTAGACATTCCTCAGTTGAATACCTCTAGCAATCCCCAAACAAAAGTTCagaaaaaagggaaaaagaaaggaaaaaaatttgcCGAATCTTCC GATGATTTGCATCATATACTAAACAAGGTCGCTTATGAATTGGACGATCGAATCAAGTCCAAACTACAAGTAGCT CATGAACGCGAAGCCGCCATGGGCTCTTCTATAGCCTCTACAGAATCGGctcctttgaaaaaagaaacgaaaaagaaggacacaaaaaaggataaaaagaatgcaaagtaa
- the gti1 gene encoding gluconate transmembrane transporter inducer Gti1, whose translation MSILQSPSIPSDHPSILQPSFFGYVGTTLDALWLFQACQQNILPFTARRPQREERKHIIHSGNVFIFNETQSGIKRWTDGVHWSPSRVIGNFLIYRQLGTTSINPNEKVDSTQGASGKHSDENGQNQPSPKSNFPSASASHLSHESHPSMPIEDVFSDPNTSVNHPPQPSNSLPLAVSNTSTLPEKPGFSSTYLQDPAGLLSPSSASVHPVPTQPSDPLFSHQNALAPSSITSTSGPTPIPSAGEDIKPYANATPSAIPSGQNYPDALSRSLPSFPIASNPSFSLPQHFPTKRHLSVPPSTSASLPNGFPANSALSYLHDSERALVGSLNDAYSFEEGGLIKKTISLTIHGQLHHLISYYTAEDVLNGKLKTPSSMPLFRQLPISPELLESKSFRIPPLVEAAESEKISYWNSVSSCDTQQQPTSVVMTGPSPSVQDVDPYHFQNLTLSTSPTSNLPPAFNANRTSPTSMQHPYAASPHPSSQLPSYAKSPNHMPYPDMPPIPTFSNHAPSHYPDHSIPAMTSVPESSTYPNPVFIKSEYNEDSSGGQNGLPPFHSREEPWIDRDAFYNSSRQYSEAHPSFPQRTFSNNTALPGYASLQETGNPNLESFDRNMHRHSLSTSQPSSMFPYDTGLAYHYPTNQNMNPMGGSQGTSDLYWNKDAYLQPPMMHPSQGNAVYANAGQSWVPNSSMNVQANSEYPFPVQQESNSSSTRRRSTVGRSPKMFLPIPNSRRGSVPLVQTKQLPMRSTGSRPFSPVNTMHRSAYRAHPYPILPNVSHGQYQPDETNKPMR comes from the coding sequence ATGTCTATTTTGCAGTCCCCGTCTATACCTTCCGACCATCCTTCCATTCTGCAGCcctctttctttggatATGTAGGTACCACTTTGGATGCCCTCTGGTTATTTCAAGCCTGCCAGCAAAATATCCTTCCCTTCACCGCTCGTCGCCCTCAACGTGAGGAGCGAAAACACATCATCCATTCCGGtaatgttttcattttcaacgAAACCCAATCTGGTATCAAGCGCTGGACCGATGGTGTTCATTGGTCCCCTTCTCGTGTCATTGGCAACTTCCTCATCTATCGACAATTGGGAACTACCTCTATTAATCCAAACGAAAAAGTAGATTCTACACAGGGTGCATCTGGAAAACATAGTGATGAAAATGGTCAAAATCAACCATCTCCCAAATCCAACTTTCCATCCGCTTCTGCTTCTCATCTCTCTCATGAGTCACATCCCTCCATGCCAATTGAAGATGTTTTTTCAGATCCAAACACCTCTGTAAATCACCCTCCTCAACCTTCAAATTCATTACCCTTAGCCGTTTCTAATACTTCCACTCTTCCAGAAAAACCAGGGTTTTCCTCTACTTACCTTCAAGACCCTGCTGGCCTCTTGTCCCCTTCTTCCGCATCTGTCCATCCAGTTCCAACCCAGCCTTCTGACCCTTTGTTCTCCCATCAAAACGCTCTTGCCCCTTCTTCTATTACTTCCACATCTGGTCCTACTCCCATTCCTTCTGCTGGCGAAGACATAAAACCATACGCAAATGCGACTCCCTCTGCTATACCTTCTGGACAAAATTACCCCGATGCGCTTTCTCGGTCCCTTCCATCCTTCCCCATTGCCTctaatccttctttttctttacccCAACATTTTCCTACGAAGCGCCATCTTTCTGTACCGCCATCTACGTCCGCTTCTTTGCCTAACGGGTTTCCCGCCAATTCTGCTCTCTCTTATCTTCATGACAGTGAGCGCGCTTTGGTCGGATCTTTAAATGATgcatattcttttgaagaaggaggTCTTATCAAGAAAACTATTTCTCTCACTATTCACGGGCAATTGCATCACCTCATCTCCTATTATACTGCGGAAGATGTATTGAATGGAAAACTGAAAACTCCAAGCTCCATGCCTCTCTTTCGCCAGCTTCCTATCTCCCCTGAATTGCTTGAGAGTAAAAGTTTTCGTATTCCACCCTTAGTCGAAGCAGCTGAATCTGAAAAAATTTCGTATTGGAATTCGGTTTCCTCTTGTGACACACAACAACAGCCTACGTCTGTTGTTATGACTGGCCCTTCGCCTTCCGTTCAAGATGTGGATCCTTATCATTTTCAGAACCTCACGCTTTCCACTTCTCCTACATCTAATTTACCACCGGCTTTTAATGCGAATCGAACCTCACCAACGTCAATGCAACATCCTTATGCCGCCAGTCCTCATCCCTCTTCCCAGCTTCCTTCATATGCTAAATCTCCGAACCATATGCCATATCCAGATATGCCACCCATACCGACTTTCAGCAACCATGCTCCTTCCCATTATCCCGATCATTCAATTCCTGCTATGACTTCAGTGCCAGAGTCTTCTACTTATCCTAATCCAGTATTTATTAAGAGTGAATATAACGAGGATAGCTCTGGTGGTCAGAATGGCTTACCTCCCTTTCATTCCAGAGAGGAACCTTGGATTGACAGAGATGCTTTTTACAATAGCTCTCGACAGTACTCGGAAGCACATCCGTCTTTCCCTCAGCGAACATTCTCTAATAATACGGCGCTTCCTGGATATGCAAGCCTACAAGAAACAGGCAATCCAAATCTTGAATCATTTGATCGTAATATGCACAGGCACTCGTTAAGTACAAGTCAACCGAGTTCGATGTTTCCGTATGATACTGGGTTGGCTTATCATTATCCAACTAATCAGAACATGAACCCCATGGGAGGCTCACAAGGAACGTCTGATTTATATTGGAATAAAGATGCTTATTTACAACCACCTATGATGCATCCATCTCAAGGAAATGCTGTATACGCAAATGCTGGCCAAAGTTGGGTTCCCAATTCCAGTATGAATGTGCAAGCTAATTCCGAGTATCCATTTCCTGTACAACAAGAGAGCAATTCATCCTCtacaagaagaagaagcacGGTTGGTCGTTCTCCAAAGATGTTTCTTCCTATTCCTAATTCTCGCAGGGGTTCCGTTCCTTTAgtacaaacaaaacagttACCGATGCGTTCGACAGGGAGTCGCCCTTTCTCACCTGTCAATACAATGCATCGCTCTGCATACCGTGCTCATCCATATCCAATCTTACCTAATGTTTCACATGGCCAATATCAGCCAGACGAGACGAACAAACCGATGCGCTAA
- the tup12 gene encoding transcriptional corepressor Tup12, with translation MASANVSARVYELLEALKKEFDEVSRKSQSSEHHKDDFDYKGIISSQIQEIALMKQTVMDLEMQQNKVKERYEDEIARLKNQLENRRKEIASGNLFGRRKSSVSVGKPNLSESTKPTISANGISGSAPTSLRSPAVDSDGTALAPLQLPNSELASQGYPGSMVNPSIVGGLDGSSVRSYPQSLPLGHPPAPESAYASSGPLGVAGANGKMNVNPPLPSEMIPTSSLTNNEEKDWSMSTLRKDKQSPISVRLLHTLEHTSVICYVRFSADGKYLATGCNRAAMVFSVETGQLVNLLQEESAEREGDLYVRSVAFSPDGKFLATGVEDRQIRVWDISQKRVYRLLTGHEQEIYSLDFSKDGKTLISGSGDRTICLWDVEAGEQKLILHTDDGVTTVAFSPDNQYIVAGSLDKVIRVWTASGTLIEQLVGHQESVYSICFSPDGSHLVSGSLDNTIRLWELQATRRIPPSAIKEGGICKQVFSGHKDFILSVAMSPDGKWIISGSKDRTIQFWSMDSPTSQLTLQGHNNSVISVAISPNGHTFATGSGDLRARIWSYTDL, from the exons ATGGCTTCAGCGAATGTAAGCGCGCGTGTATATGAGCTACTagaagctttaaaaaaggagtTTGATGAAGTTTCTAGAAAATCGCAAAGTTCGGAGCACCATAAAGATGATTTCGACTATAAAG GAATCATTTCATCTCAGATTCAAGAGATTGCTCTCATGAAACAAACGGTAATGGATCTGGAGATGcaacaaaacaaagtcAAAGAAAG ATACGAAGACGAAATTGCTAGGTTAAAAAACCAACTGGAGAATCGGCGGAAGGAAATTGCTTCGGGAAATCTTTTTGGTCGCAGGAAAAGCAGTGTTTCAGTAGGAAAGCCAAATTTATCTGAATCCACAAAACCAACAATTTCTGCTAATGGAATCAGCGGGTCTGCTCCGACGAGCTTACGCTCCCCTGCCGTTGACTCTGATGGTACCGCCTTAGCACCTCTCCAACTCCCCAATTCAGAATTAGCCTCTCAAGGATACCCTGGCTCAATGGTGAATCCTTCAATTGTAGGTGGACTTGATGGTTCCAGCGTACGAT CTTATCCCCAAAGCTTGCCTCTGGGACATCCTCCAGCTCCTGAATCTGCTTATGCTTCATCAGGACCCCTTGGTGTTGCCGGTGCTAATGGCAAGATGAATGTGAACCCACCTCTTCCATCAGAGATGATTCCCACATCTAGTTTGACGAATAACGAGGAGAAAGATTGGTCTATGTCCACTTTACGAAAAGACAAACAGTCTCCTATTTCTGTCAGGCTGCTTCATACTTTGGAGCACACTAGTGTCATTTGTTATGTTCGTTTCAGCGCAGACGGTAAATACCTGGCTACCGGTTGCAACCGTGCCGCCATGGTATTCAGTGTGGAGACTGGCCAGCTAGTTAATCTTTTACAGGAAGAATCTGCTGAGCGTGAAGGAGACCTCTATGTACGAAGTGTCGCTTTTAGTCCAGATGGTAAATTCCTCGCCACCGGAGTCGAAGATCGTCAAATTCGGGTTTGGGACATTTCTCAAAAACGTGTCTACCGGCTTTTAACCGGACACGAACAAGAGATTTACTCGTTAGACTTTAGTAAAGACGGTAAAACGTTGATTTCGGGCAGCGGGGATCGTACAATATGTCTTTGGGATGTTGAAGCTGGCGAGCAAAAGTTGATCTTACACACAGACGACGGTGTGACTACAGTCGCCTTTTCCCCTGATAATCAATACATTGTCGCTGGTTCCTTGGACAAAGTCATACGAGTTTGGACAGCCTCCGGTACCTTGATAGAACAATTAGTCGGCCATCAAGAGAGCGTTTATAGTATTTGCTTCTCACCTGACGGATCTCACTTGGTCAGTGGTAGTCTTGATAACACAATTCGATTATGGGAGCTTCAAGCCACAAGAAGGATACCCCCGAGCgcaataaaagaaggaggaaTCTGCAAGCAAGTATTCAGCGGGCATAAGGATTTCATTTTGAGCGTTGCCATGAGCCCTGATGGAAAATGGATAATTAGCGGTTCCAAAGATCGAACAATTCAGTTTTGGTCTATGGATTCACCAACGTCCCAGCTTACTTTACAGGGTCATAATAACTCTGTCATTTCCGTTGCCATTAGTCCCAATGGACATACTTTTGCGACTGGAAGTGGAGATTTACGTGCACGAATTTGGTCTTATACCGACCTTTAA